In Agrobacterium tumefaciens, a single genomic region encodes these proteins:
- the hemW gene encoding radical SAM family heme chaperone HemW, which yields MVGEHQLSAPGASLLPDTGDPGFGIYLHWPFCAAKCPYCDFNSHVRHRPVDQERFTAAFLREMEHMRTLSGPRVVTSIFMGGGTPSLMDPQTVGALLDGISRFWHVPDGIEITMEANPSSVEAERFRGYRAAGVNRVSLGVQALNDRDLKFLGRLHDVADALKAIRLAREIFPRMSFDLIYARPNQTVAEWDAELKEAVSYAVDHLSLYQLTIEEGTPFYGLHKAGKLIVPDGEHSAVLYEATQEITERYGMPAYEVSNHARPGAESRHNLTYWRYGDYAGIGPGAHGRLTRGASKLATATQRHPETWLENVEREGHGMVDQEMLGVDEQADELLLMGLRLREGIDLARWSDLSGRDLDPEKEEFLLQHGFVERLGNSRLRCTPSGMLILDAVVADLAC from the coding sequence ATGGTCGGGGAGCACCAACTTTCTGCCCCCGGCGCATCGCTTCTGCCGGATACGGGCGATCCCGGTTTCGGGATCTATCTGCACTGGCCCTTCTGCGCGGCCAAATGCCCCTATTGCGATTTCAACAGCCATGTCCGCCACCGGCCGGTGGATCAGGAACGGTTTACCGCGGCCTTTCTCCGTGAAATGGAACATATGCGGACGCTCAGCGGCCCGCGCGTCGTGACCAGCATCTTCATGGGCGGTGGTACGCCGTCGCTGATGGACCCGCAGACGGTTGGGGCGCTGCTGGATGGCATCTCGCGCTTCTGGCATGTGCCTGATGGTATCGAGATCACCATGGAAGCCAATCCTTCCAGCGTCGAGGCGGAACGGTTTCGCGGTTACCGGGCAGCAGGCGTCAATCGTGTTTCGCTCGGCGTGCAGGCGTTGAACGACCGGGACCTGAAATTCCTCGGCCGCCTGCATGATGTTGCCGACGCCTTGAAAGCCATCCGGCTGGCGCGGGAGATTTTCCCGCGCATGTCCTTCGATCTCATCTATGCCCGCCCGAACCAGACGGTGGCCGAATGGGACGCCGAACTAAAGGAAGCCGTCTCCTATGCCGTCGACCATCTGTCGCTCTACCAGCTGACAATCGAGGAAGGCACGCCCTTTTATGGCCTGCATAAGGCTGGCAAGCTTATCGTGCCGGATGGCGAACATTCGGCCGTGCTTTATGAAGCGACGCAGGAAATCACCGAGCGTTACGGCATGCCCGCCTATGAGGTTTCCAATCATGCACGGCCCGGCGCTGAAAGTCGCCATAACCTCACCTACTGGCGGTATGGGGACTACGCCGGGATTGGCCCCGGCGCGCATGGACGCCTGACGCGCGGCGCTTCCAAACTTGCCACCGCCACCCAGCGGCACCCCGAGACCTGGCTCGAAAACGTCGAACGGGAAGGCCATGGCATGGTCGATCAGGAAATGCTTGGCGTCGATGAACAGGCTGATGAATTGCTGCTGATGGGCCTTCGCCTGCGCGAAGGCATCGACCTCGCCCGCTGGAGCGATCTTTCCGGCCGTGATCTCGACCCGGAAAAGGAGGAATTTCTTCTCCAGCACGGTTTCGTGGAAAGGCTCGGCAATTCCCGCCTGCGCTGCACGCCTTCGGGCATGCTTATTCTGGATGCCGTGGTGGCCGATCTCGCCTGCTGA
- the hpf gene encoding ribosome hibernation-promoting factor, HPF/YfiA family produces MSVRVSGKHMEIGESFRQRIEDNIGLAVTKYFDGGYSGQVTVEKSGSRFSADCKLHLDTGVVLHAAGQANDPQASFDAAAERIEKRLRRYKRKLKDHHNGSNGVSQEIAYTVMDAVPDEDHEVPEDYAPTIVAESSKQIKTMSVASAVMALDMTDEPVLLFRSPGKEYLNIVYRRHDGNIGWIDAETIKS; encoded by the coding sequence ATGAGTGTGCGTGTATCTGGTAAACATATGGAGATCGGTGAATCTTTCCGTCAGCGGATTGAGGACAATATAGGTCTGGCAGTTACCAAATACTTCGATGGGGGGTATTCAGGCCAGGTGACCGTGGAGAAGTCCGGATCGCGTTTTTCCGCCGATTGCAAGCTGCATCTCGATACGGGCGTTGTATTGCATGCGGCGGGTCAGGCGAATGATCCGCAAGCCAGCTTCGACGCTGCCGCAGAGCGGATCGAGAAGCGCCTGCGTCGTTACAAGCGCAAGCTCAAGGACCACCACAATGGTTCGAATGGCGTGTCGCAGGAAATCGCCTATACGGTGATGGATGCAGTTCCCGATGAGGACCACGAGGTTCCCGAGGATTACGCACCCACCATTGTGGCGGAGAGTTCGAAACAGATTAAGACCATGTCAGTCGCCAGCGCCGTAATGGCGCTCGACATGACCGACGAGCCGGTTCTGCTGTTCCGCAGCCCCGGCAAGGAATATCTCAACATCGTTTACCGACGTCATGACGGCAATATTGGCTGGATCGACGCGGAAACGATCAAGAGCTGA
- the lptC gene encoding LPS export ABC transporter periplasmic protein LptC — MLERLREPAPAFSLPNNQNGAYDTALRHSARVKRLKIILPLSAAVISLAFIAVSVIRTWAPEKVSLESARIEDGKIVMEKPAVAGRNEKGIDYSMNADRALQDITNPNLMTLEKVLAAVPVNDSVAQVIAQEGIFDRATNTLKMTAPFDINLSNGIQAKFQSADVDLKAGKMSSKEPVSIKTNDGSIVAQSIDIADNGKTITFSGQVRARIAASNIKNEGK; from the coding sequence ATGCTCGAACGACTCCGCGAACCCGCGCCAGCATTTTCGCTGCCCAATAACCAGAACGGCGCCTATGACACCGCGCTGCGGCATTCCGCGCGTGTAAAGCGGCTGAAAATCATTTTGCCGCTTAGTGCGGCCGTCATTTCACTCGCCTTTATTGCCGTTTCGGTCATCCGCACCTGGGCGCCCGAAAAGGTCTCGCTGGAAAGCGCCCGGATAGAAGACGGCAAGATCGTGATGGAAAAACCCGCCGTTGCGGGCCGCAACGAGAAGGGGATCGACTATTCCATGAACGCCGACCGCGCGTTGCAGGATATCACGAACCCCAACCTCATGACGCTCGAAAAGGTGCTGGCCGCTGTGCCTGTCAATGACAGCGTCGCGCAGGTTATCGCCCAGGAGGGCATTTTCGACCGCGCCACCAACACGCTGAAGATGACCGCCCCTTTTGACATCAATCTCAGCAATGGCATACAAGCGAAGTTCCAGTCTGCGGATGTCGATCTGAAGGCCGGAAAAATGAGCAGCAAAGAGCCGGTTTCGATCAAAACAAACGACGGTTCCATTGTTGCGCAATCGATAGACATCGCAGATAATGGCAAAACAATTACATTTTCGGGGCAGGTACGGGCACGTATCGCTGCATCCAATATCAAGAATGAAGGCAAGTGA
- the rpoN gene encoding RNA polymerase factor sigma-54, with the protein MALSASLLLRQNQSLVMTPQLMQSIQLLQMTHFELTQFIAQEVERNPLLEIAANDGDLGSDTPVDVDNFGDGEVSDAAASVTPDSDDWYGERAANLGEQLDTSFENVFPDDGEPRKADAPELASQWKSMPGQESGESYDLDDFVAARQSLSDHLNQQLPLAISASEDRMIADALIGQLDETGYIAADAVDDVAERLGAAPLAVEHVLKTLQGFDPPGIFSRSLSECLAIQLAQKDRLDPAMRAFVDNLELLAKRDFASLKKLCGVDEEDLLDMLAEIRTLNPRPGAGYDSMVSETIVPDIIVRPSAAGGWLVEINPDTLPRVLINQSYFAEVSKHKARAGEDQDFLSECMQTAHWLTRSLDQRARTIMKVATEIVRQQDAFLVNGVDQLRPLNLKTVADAIKMHESTVSRVTSKKYMLTPRGLFELKYFFSVSISAVEGGDSHSAEAVRHRIKAMIAQEAAEAVLSDDDIVDNLKKSGIDIARRTVAKYREAMNIPSSVQRRREKKAMAKLSAF; encoded by the coding sequence ATGGCATTATCTGCCAGCCTTTTGCTGCGTCAAAACCAGTCTCTCGTGATGACACCGCAACTGATGCAGTCCATCCAGCTGCTTCAGATGACGCATTTCGAGCTGACGCAGTTCATCGCGCAGGAGGTGGAGCGCAATCCGCTGCTGGAAATTGCGGCAAACGATGGCGATTTGGGCAGCGATACGCCTGTAGATGTCGATAATTTCGGCGACGGTGAAGTTTCGGATGCGGCCGCCAGCGTGACGCCCGACAGCGATGACTGGTACGGGGAGCGCGCCGCAAATCTTGGCGAGCAGCTGGATACCAGCTTCGAAAACGTATTTCCCGACGATGGCGAACCGAGAAAGGCCGATGCGCCCGAACTCGCGAGCCAGTGGAAATCCATGCCCGGACAGGAGTCCGGAGAAAGCTACGACCTCGACGACTTCGTTGCGGCCCGACAAAGCCTCAGCGACCACCTCAATCAGCAACTGCCGCTCGCCATTTCCGCCTCCGAGGACAGGATGATTGCTGATGCGCTGATCGGCCAGCTCGATGAGACGGGTTATATCGCCGCAGATGCCGTCGATGACGTCGCTGAACGGCTGGGTGCCGCCCCATTGGCGGTCGAGCACGTTCTAAAGACGCTTCAGGGCTTTGATCCGCCCGGCATCTTTTCCCGTTCCTTGAGCGAATGTCTGGCGATCCAGCTCGCGCAGAAGGATCGGCTCGACCCGGCCATGCGGGCTTTTGTCGATAATCTCGAGCTTCTGGCGAAACGCGATTTCGCCTCCTTAAAAAAACTCTGCGGGGTCGATGAAGAAGATCTTCTCGATATGCTGGCGGAAATCCGAACGCTCAATCCGCGTCCCGGCGCAGGTTACGATTCGATGGTTTCGGAGACCATCGTCCCAGATATCATCGTCCGACCCTCCGCCGCCGGCGGCTGGCTGGTGGAGATCAATCCAGACACCCTGCCGCGCGTGCTCATCAACCAGAGCTACTTCGCGGAGGTTTCAAAACACAAGGCGCGCGCAGGAGAGGATCAGGATTTTCTGTCCGAATGCATGCAGACAGCCCATTGGCTGACCCGCAGCCTAGACCAGCGCGCCCGGACGATCATGAAGGTGGCGACAGAAATCGTGCGCCAGCAGGACGCCTTCCTCGTCAACGGCGTCGATCAGCTGCGCCCGCTGAACCTCAAAACGGTGGCCGACGCCATCAAGATGCATGAATCCACCGTCAGCCGGGTGACATCGAAGAAATACATGCTGACGCCGCGCGGGCTGTTCGAACTTAAATATTTCTTCAGCGTGTCCATCAGCGCCGTGGAAGGCGGCGACAGCCATTCGGCGGAAGCGGTGCGTCACCGCATCAAGGCGATGATCGCACAGGAAGCCGCTGAGGCTGTTCTTTCCGACGACGATATCGTCGACAATCTGAAAAAGAGCGGCATCGATATCGCACGCCGCACCGTCGCCAAATATCGCGAGGCGATGAATATCCCCTCCTCCGTACAGAGGCGCCGGGAGAAGAAAGCGATGGCGAAGCTTTCCGCCTTCTGA
- the rph gene encoding ribonuclease PH: protein MRPSGRKTDQMRKVSFERNFSKHAEGSCLVKFGDTHVLVTASLEEKTPPWLRNSGKGWVTAEYGMLPRSTNERMKREAAAGKQGGRTQEIQRLIGRSLRAVVDLQALGERQISIDCDVIQADGGTRTASITGAWIALHDCLKWMETRNMIKVEKVLKDHIAAISCGIFAKQPVIDLDYLEDSSAETDANFVITGSGGIVEVQGTAEGAPFSEEEFLTLLGLAKAGCGELVALQKQAIA from the coding sequence ATGCGGCCTTCAGGCAGAAAAACCGACCAGATGCGCAAGGTTTCTTTCGAGCGCAATTTCTCGAAACATGCCGAAGGCTCCTGTCTCGTGAAATTCGGTGACACGCATGTGCTCGTCACCGCCAGCCTTGAGGAAAAGACGCCGCCGTGGCTGCGCAACAGCGGTAAGGGCTGGGTGACTGCCGAATACGGCATGCTGCCGCGCTCCACGAATGAGCGCATGAAACGCGAAGCCGCCGCCGGCAAGCAGGGTGGCCGCACGCAGGAAATCCAGCGCCTCATCGGCCGCTCGCTGCGCGCCGTTGTTGATTTGCAGGCACTCGGCGAACGCCAGATCAGCATCGACTGCGATGTCATCCAGGCCGATGGCGGCACACGCACCGCCTCCATCACCGGCGCATGGATTGCCCTGCATGACTGCCTGAAATGGATGGAAACCCGCAACATGATCAAGGTCGAGAAGGTTCTGAAGGACCATATCGCCGCGATCTCCTGCGGCATCTTCGCCAAGCAGCCGGTAATCGATCTCGATTATCTCGAGGATTCCTCCGCCGAGACCGACGCGAATTTCGTCATCACCGGCTCCGGCGGCATCGTCGAGGTTCAGGGAACAGCGGAAGGCGCGCCCTTCTCCGAGGAAGAATTCCTGACGTTGCTCGGCCTTGCCAAGGCGGGCTGCGGCGAACTGGTCGCCCTTCAGAAACAGGCGATCGCCTGA
- the rdgB gene encoding RdgB/HAM1 family non-canonical purine NTP pyrophosphatase: protein MRKLDTRTIVVASHNKGKIAEIADLIGPFGFSAKSAAELNFSEPDETGTTFEENAAIKALASAKASGLPALSDDSGLVIDALDGAPGVYTANWAETADGTRDFAMAMQKVEDALDERGASKPEDRTGRFVSVLCLAWPDGHVEYFRGEVEGTVVWPPRGASGFGYDPIFKPEGYDTTFGEMSADQKHGWKHGDAFALSHRARAFKKFVETCLEA, encoded by the coding sequence ATGCGCAAGCTCGATACCAGAACGATCGTCGTCGCCAGCCACAACAAGGGCAAGATCGCCGAAATCGCCGATCTGATCGGGCCTTTCGGTTTCTCCGCCAAATCGGCGGCGGAGCTGAACTTCTCGGAGCCGGATGAGACGGGCACCACCTTCGAGGAAAATGCCGCCATCAAGGCGCTCGCCTCCGCGAAGGCGTCCGGCCTGCCGGCTTTGTCCGACGATTCCGGTCTGGTAATCGACGCGCTTGACGGTGCGCCTGGTGTCTACACCGCCAATTGGGCGGAGACGGCCGACGGTACGCGTGATTTCGCCATGGCGATGCAGAAGGTCGAGGATGCGCTGGACGAGCGTGGCGCATCGAAGCCCGAAGATCGCACCGGCCGCTTCGTCAGCGTGCTGTGCCTGGCCTGGCCGGACGGGCATGTCGAATATTTCCGTGGCGAGGTGGAAGGCACCGTGGTGTGGCCGCCGCGCGGAGCAAGCGGTTTCGGTTATGATCCGATCTTTAAACCCGAGGGATATGACACCACATTCGGCGAAATGAGCGCGGATCAAAAACACGGCTGGAAACATGGCGACGCTTTCGCACTTTCTCACCGCGCCCGCGCGTTTAAAAAATTCGTAGAAACCTGCCTGGAGGCATGA
- the ptsN gene encoding PTS IIA-like nitrogen regulatory protein PtsN: protein MALADLLQQDAIIPALKVNSKKQLLQELAAKAARITGVSEREVFDVILQREKLGSTGVGHGIAIPHGKLNSIHQITGVFARLETPVDFEALDDQPVDLVFLLLAPEGAGADHLKALSRIARALRDAELVAKLRATDSDTAIYAFLNQEQATAA from the coding sequence ATGGCGTTGGCAGATTTGCTGCAACAAGATGCGATTATTCCCGCCCTCAAGGTGAATTCCAAAAAGCAGTTGCTTCAGGAGCTGGCCGCAAAGGCAGCCAGAATTACCGGAGTCTCGGAACGGGAAGTTTTCGACGTCATCCTCCAGCGTGAGAAACTCGGCTCCACCGGTGTGGGCCATGGCATCGCCATTCCGCATGGCAAGCTCAACAGCATTCATCAGATCACCGGCGTGTTCGCACGTCTTGAAACACCGGTCGATTTCGAAGCCCTGGACGACCAGCCGGTCGATCTGGTTTTCCTGCTGCTAGCGCCCGAGGGCGCCGGCGCGGATCACCTGAAGGCGCTGTCGCGCATTGCGCGCGCGCTGCGCGACGCTGAACTGGTGGCCAAGCTGCGCGCCACCGATTCCGACACGGCAATCTACGCCTTCCTCAATCAGGAGCAGGCGACTGCGGCTTGA
- the hrcA gene encoding heat-inducible transcriptional repressor HrcA, whose amino-acid sequence MGFSAPLSRDQASLLDERSREIFRRIVEGYLDTGEPLGSRSLSRLLPMSLSPASVRNVMSDLEELGLIYSPHISAGRLPTQTGLRFFVDAFMQVGDLPAEERATIDRQIGPVAGHEQSLEGLLTEASRMLSGMSRGAGLVLTAKNDVILKHVEFIRLEPTKALAVLVGDHNQVENRIIELPSGISSSQLTEAANFINAHLSGHTLQELRGQFQTQRTELQSELGMLAQDLVERGLAVWAGDNEEGKLGRLIVRGRSNLLEGLAGEEDIDRVRMLFDDLERKENLIEILNLAETGSGVRIFIGSENKLFSLSGSSLIVAPYRDEDNRVVGAVGVIGPTRLNYARIVPMVDYTAQIMARLSRKQR is encoded by the coding sequence ATGGGTTTTTCAGCACCGCTTTCAAGAGATCAGGCATCGCTGCTGGATGAACGGTCGCGGGAAATTTTCCGGCGCATCGTCGAAGGTTATCTCGATACGGGCGAGCCGCTCGGATCGCGCAGCCTGTCGCGGCTTCTGCCGATGTCGCTTTCCCCCGCCTCCGTCCGCAATGTTATGAGCGATCTCGAGGAGCTCGGTCTCATCTATTCGCCGCATATCAGCGCTGGGCGCTTGCCCACCCAGACGGGGCTGCGCTTCTTCGTCGACGCCTTCATGCAGGTGGGCGATCTGCCGGCGGAGGAAAGGGCGACTATCGACCGTCAGATCGGGCCGGTTGCCGGCCACGAACAGTCGCTGGAAGGCTTGTTGACGGAAGCGAGCCGCATGCTGTCAGGCATGTCGCGTGGGGCTGGCCTCGTGCTGACGGCCAAGAATGATGTCATCCTCAAGCATGTCGAATTCATCAGGCTTGAGCCTACCAAGGCGCTTGCCGTGCTGGTTGGCGATCACAATCAGGTCGAAAACCGCATTATCGAATTGCCTTCAGGCATTTCCTCCTCGCAATTGACCGAGGCGGCGAATTTCATCAATGCCCACCTGTCCGGCCACACGCTGCAGGAGCTGCGCGGCCAGTTCCAGACCCAGCGGACTGAGCTGCAATCGGAACTCGGCATGCTGGCGCAGGATCTCGTGGAGCGTGGTCTCGCGGTATGGGCGGGCGACAATGAGGAGGGCAAGCTCGGTCGGCTCATCGTTCGCGGCCGTTCCAACCTGCTTGAGGGCCTCGCTGGTGAGGAAGATATCGATCGGGTACGCATGCTGTTCGACGATCTCGAGCGCAAGGAAAATCTGATCGAGATACTCAATCTGGCCGAAACCGGTTCGGGGGTCAGGATTTTCATCGGTTCGGAAAACAAGCTTTTTTCGCTCTCCGGTTCCTCTCTCATCGTGGCACCCTATCGCGATGAGGATAATCGTGTCGTGGGTGCGGTCGGCGTTATCGGGCCCACCAGGCTGAACTATGCCCGTATCGTGCCGATGGTGGATTACACCGCGCAGATCATGGCGCGCCTTTCCCGTAAGCAGAGGTAG
- the dnaA gene encoding chromosomal replication initiator protein DnaA yields the protein MMHDALFERFSARLKAQVGPEVYASWFARLKLHTVSKSVVRFTVPTTFLKSWINNRYMDLITSLVQSEDPDVLKVEILVRSASRPVRPAQAEERAQPAQEVGAAPRNKSFIPSQPATAPATQPAAAQATLRQGGSGPLFGSPLDTRFTFDTFVEGSSNRVALAAAKTIAEAGAGAVRFNPLFIHAGVGLGKTHLLQAIANAAIDSPRNPRVVYLTAEYFMWRFATAIRDNDALTLKDTLRNIDLLVIDDMQFLQGKMIQHEFCHLLNMLLDSAKQVVVAADRAPWELESLDPRVRSRLQGGMAIEIEGPDYDMRYEMLNRRMGSARQDDPSFEISDEILTHVAKSVTASGRELEGAFNQLMFRRSFEPNLSVDRVDELLSHLVGTGEAKRVRIEDIQRIVARHYNVSRQELVSNRRTRVIVKPRQIAMYLAKMLTPRSFPEIGRRFGGRDHTTVLHAVRKIEELISGDTKLGHEVELLKRLINENNA from the coding sequence ATGATGCACGATGCGCTGTTTGAACGTTTTAGCGCGCGGCTCAAGGCACAGGTTGGTCCCGAGGTCTATGCAAGCTGGTTCGCACGGCTCAAACTCCATACCGTTTCGAAAAGCGTCGTCCGCTTTACCGTTCCGACGACCTTTCTGAAGTCCTGGATCAACAACCGTTACATGGATCTGATCACCAGCCTCGTCCAGAGCGAGGATCCGGATGTACTGAAGGTGGAGATTCTTGTTCGCTCGGCCAGCCGTCCGGTTCGCCCGGCGCAGGCTGAAGAACGGGCACAGCCCGCTCAGGAGGTCGGTGCGGCTCCGCGTAACAAGTCCTTCATTCCGTCGCAGCCCGCGACAGCGCCTGCCACACAGCCTGCGGCGGCGCAGGCGACCCTGCGTCAGGGTGGTTCCGGGCCGCTATTCGGCTCACCGCTTGATACGCGCTTCACCTTCGATACCTTTGTCGAAGGCTCGTCCAACCGTGTCGCACTTGCGGCCGCAAAGACGATCGCGGAAGCCGGTGCAGGCGCCGTGCGCTTCAACCCGCTGTTCATTCATGCGGGTGTCGGCCTTGGCAAGACACATCTTCTGCAAGCCATTGCCAATGCGGCGATCGACAGCCCGCGCAATCCGCGCGTGGTCTATCTGACGGCCGAATATTTCATGTGGCGTTTTGCGACTGCGATCCGCGACAATGACGCACTGACGCTGAAGGATACGCTGCGCAATATCGACCTGCTCGTTATCGATGACATGCAGTTCCTGCAGGGCAAGATGATCCAGCATGAATTCTGCCACCTGCTGAATATGCTGCTCGACAGCGCCAAGCAGGTCGTGGTGGCGGCAGACCGTGCGCCCTGGGAGCTGGAATCGCTCGATCCGCGCGTTCGTTCCCGTCTTCAGGGCGGCATGGCGATCGAGATCGAGGGTCCCGACTACGACATGCGCTACGAAATGCTCAACCGTCGCATGGGCTCGGCACGGCAGGACGATCCGTCGTTCGAGATTTCGGACGAAATCCTGACCCATGTGGCCAAGAGCGTGACGGCGAGCGGTCGCGAACTTGAAGGCGCCTTCAACCAGCTGATGTTCCGGCGCTCTTTTGAGCCGAACCTCTCGGTGGATCGTGTCGATGAGCTGCTGTCGCATCTCGTCGGAACCGGTGAGGCCAAGCGCGTGCGTATCGAGGATATTCAGCGCATCGTTGCCAGACACTATAATGTGTCGCGGCAGGAGCTGGTGTCCAACCGCCGCACCCGCGTCATCGTCAAGCCGCGCCAGATCGCCATGTATCTGGCCAAGATGCTGACGCCGCGTTCCTTCCCGGAGATTGGTCGCCGTTTCGGCGGTCGCGACCACACCACGGTTCTGCATGCGGTGCGCAAGATCGAGGAACTGATTTCCGGCGATACAAAGCTCGGCCACGAGGTTGAGCTGCTGAAACGCCTGATCAACGAAAACAACGCATAA
- the grpE gene encoding nucleotide exchange factor GrpE, giving the protein MTDDTKKPGPDADVAEELVEPALTGEEFADAAEADPVELLKAENADLRDKFLRLAAEMDNLRRRTERDVRDAKAYSLAGFARDMLAVSDNLRRALEAIPDELKTNGEAGLNGLIEGVEMTERSMLSTLERHGVKKIDAEGQKFDPNFHQAMFEIPNTAVPNNTVLQVIQAGFTIGDRVLRPAMVGVAKGGPKAETAASAEPGTSSLNEKDA; this is encoded by the coding sequence ATGACCGACGATACAAAAAAGCCCGGACCTGACGCGGACGTCGCCGAAGAGCTTGTCGAACCCGCGCTTACCGGGGAAGAGTTCGCTGATGCTGCCGAAGCCGATCCGGTGGAACTGCTTAAGGCTGAAAATGCCGATCTGCGCGACAAGTTCCTGCGTCTTGCCGCCGAAATGGACAATCTTCGCCGCCGCACCGAGCGTGACGTGAGGGATGCCAAGGCCTATTCGCTGGCTGGTTTTGCACGCGACATGCTCGCCGTTTCCGATAATCTTCGCCGTGCGCTGGAAGCCATTCCGGATGAACTCAAGACCAATGGTGAAGCCGGTCTCAACGGCCTGATCGAAGGTGTCGAGATGACCGAGCGCTCGATGCTGTCGACGCTGGAACGCCATGGTGTGAAGAAGATCGACGCCGAGGGCCAGAAATTTGACCCGAATTTCCACCAGGCCATGTTCGAAATTCCGAACACCGCGGTTCCCAACAATACCGTGCTGCAGGTGATTCAGGCCGGCTTCACCATCGGCGACCGCGTGCTGCGTCCCGCCATGGTGGGTGTCGCCAAGGGCGGCCCGAAAGCGGAGACCGCTGCCTCGGCCGAGCCGGGCACGTCGTCTCTCAATGAAAAGGACGCGTGA
- a CDS encoding LptA/OstA family protein: MMQISRPVSLGRTAGLAAAGLVFSCLATVAFAQNTTSNMQGVKLSGDQPIAIESDQLEIRDQERKAYFTGNVKVVQGTTTLQAGKMTVNYKGEGSSLTSGDANIEKIFVDNNVYLTSETQKATADHGEFDMAAQTFILTGKQVVLSEGTNVFTGCKLTVLMNTGQAKLESCGGPVRIMLDPKSQKKQ; the protein is encoded by the coding sequence ATGATGCAAATTTCCCGTCCCGTTTCCCTTGGCAGAACCGCAGGCCTCGCAGCCGCAGGTCTTGTTTTTTCGTGTCTTGCAACTGTGGCTTTCGCCCAGAACACCACCAGCAACATGCAGGGCGTCAAGCTCTCCGGCGACCAGCCGATCGCCATTGAAAGCGATCAGCTGGAGATTCGCGATCAGGAGCGCAAGGCCTATTTCACCGGCAATGTGAAGGTTGTGCAGGGCACGACCACCCTTCAGGCCGGCAAGATGACGGTGAATTACAAGGGCGAAGGCTCTTCGCTCACCAGCGGCGACGCCAATATCGAAAAGATCTTCGTCGATAACAATGTCTATCTGACGTCCGAGACCCAGAAGGCCACGGCCGATCACGGCGAATTCGACATGGCGGCGCAGACGTTCATTCTGACCGGCAAGCAGGTGGTCCTGTCCGAAGGCACCAATGTCTTTACTGGCTGCAAGCTCACCGTTCTCATGAACACGGGGCAGGCAAAGCTCGAAAGCTGCGGCGGCCCGGTTCGGATCATGCTTGATCCGAAATCCCAGAAAAAACAGTAG
- the lptB gene encoding LPS export ABC transporter ATP-binding protein, with translation MKIPSISKILGGGRNRGADAASPADKTPYQGTLIAHGLTKTYNTRRVVNGVSLVVRRGEAVGLLGPNGAGKTTCFYMITGLVPVDSGKIAINGNDVTGMPMYRRARLGVGYLPQEASIFRGLTVEENIRAVLEVHEPDAAKRNHKLDELLEEFHIAQLRKSPAVALSGGERRRLEIARALATDPTFMLLDEPFAGVDPISVSDIQNLVRHLTARGIGVLVTDHNVRETLGLIDRAYIIHAGEVLTHGRPDDIVNNPDVRRLYLGNNFSL, from the coding sequence GTGAAGATACCTTCGATCTCAAAAATTCTCGGTGGCGGACGCAACCGCGGCGCAGACGCCGCCTCACCGGCCGACAAAACCCCTTACCAGGGCACGTTGATCGCGCATGGCCTGACAAAGACCTATAATACCCGTCGCGTCGTCAATGGCGTTTCACTGGTCGTGCGCCGTGGAGAGGCTGTTGGGCTGCTTGGCCCGAACGGCGCCGGCAAGACCACCTGTTTTTATATGATCACGGGCCTGGTGCCGGTCGATAGCGGCAAGATCGCCATTAATGGCAACGATGTGACCGGCATGCCGATGTACAGACGCGCGCGCCTCGGTGTCGGTTATCTGCCGCAGGAAGCCTCGATTTTCCGCGGCCTGACGGTCGAGGAAAACATCCGCGCTGTGCTGGAAGTGCATGAACCGGACGCGGCCAAGCGCAACCACAAGCTCGACGAGCTCCTGGAAGAGTTTCATATTGCGCAACTGCGCAAGTCGCCTGCCGTGGCGCTTTCGGGCGGTGAGCGGCGGCGTCTGGAAATTGCGCGCGCGCTCGCAACCGATCCGACTTTCATGCTGCTGGATGAGCCCTTCGCGGGTGTCGATCCGATTTCGGTCAGCGACATCCAGAATCTTGTCAGGCATCTGACGGCGCGCGGCATCGGCGTTCTCGTAACGGACCACAATGTCCGTGAAACGCTTGGCCTCATCGACCGCGCATACATCATCCATGCCGGAGAAGTGCTGACACACGGGCGTCCTGACGACATCGTCAACAATCCGGACGTACGCCGTCTCTATCTCGGCAATAATTTCAGCCTTTAA